One segment of Lutra lutra chromosome 12, mLutLut1.2, whole genome shotgun sequence DNA contains the following:
- the TUBB6 gene encoding tubulin beta-6 chain isoform X2: MGTLLISKIREEYPDRIMNTFSVMPSPKVSDTVVEPYNATLSVHQLVENTDETYCIDNEALYDICFRTLKLTTPTYGDLNHLVSATMSGVTTSLRFPGQLNADLRKLAVNMVPFPRLHFFMPGFAPLTARGSQQYRALTVPELTQQMFDAKNMMAACDPRHGRYLTVATVFRGPMSMKEVDEQMLAIQNKNSSYFVEWIPNNVKVAVCDIPPRGLKMASTFIGNSTAIQELFKRISEQFSAMFRRKAFLHWFTGEGMDEMEFTEAESNMNDLVSEYQQYQEATANDGEEAFEDDEEEINE, encoded by the coding sequence ATGGGCACGCTGCTCATCAGCAAGATCCGTGAGGAGTACCCCGACCGCATCATGAACACCTTCAGCGTCATGCCCTCACCCAAGGTGTCAGACACGGTGGTGGAGCCCTACAATGCCACGTTGTCGGTGCACCAGCTGGTGGAGAACACTGACGAGACGTACTGCATCGACAACGAGGCCCTGTACGACATCTGCTTCCGCACCCTGAAACTGACCACCCCCACGTACGGAGACCTCAACCACCTGGTGTCGGCCACCATGAGCGGCGTCACCACCTCTCTGCGCTTCCCGGGCCAGCTCAACGCCGACCTGCGCAAGCTGGCCGTGAACATGGTGCCCTTCCCGCGCCTGCACTTCTTCATGCCCGGCTTCGCACCGCTCACCGCCCGCGGCAGCCAGCAGTACCGCGCGCTCACGGTGCCCGAGCTCACCCAGCAGATGTTCGACGCCAAGAACATGATGGCCGCCTGCGACCCGCGCCACGGCCGCTACCTGACCGTGGCCACCGTCTTCCGGGGCCCCATGTCCATGAAGGAGGTGGACGAGCAGATGCTGGCCATCCAGAACAAGAACAGCAGCTACTTCGTCGAGTGGATCCCCAACAATGTCAAGGTGGCCGTGTGCGACATCCCGCCGCGCGGCCTCAAGATGGCCTCCACCTTCATCGGCAACAGCACCGCCATCCAGGAGCTGTTCAAGCGCATCTCGGAGCAGTTTTCCGCCATGTTCCGGCGCAAGGCCTTCCTGCACTGGTTCACGGGTGAGGGCATGGACGAGATGGAgttcacagaagcagagagcaaCATGAACGACCTGGTGTCCGAGTACCAGCAGTATCAAGAAGCCACGGCCAACGATGGCGAGGAAGCTTTTGAGGATGATGAAGAGGAGATCAACGAATAG